In a genomic window of Ranitomeya imitator isolate aRanImi1 chromosome 5, aRanImi1.pri, whole genome shotgun sequence:
- the LOC138637658 gene encoding shematrin-like protein 2, whose amino-acid sequence MKVYGRGMKGFGRGIKGYGRDMKGYGRSMKVYGRGIKGYGRGMEGYGRSMTVYGRGMKGYGRDMKGYGRSMKGYERSIKGYGRGMEGYGRSMNGYGTCMEGYGRSLKGYGRGMEEYGRDMKGYGRGMKGYGRGIKGYGRGMKGYGYEGVWRRYEGVWKKYKRLWKRYEGVWKKYEV is encoded by the coding sequence ATGAAGGTGTATGGAAGAGGTATGAAGGGGTTTGGAAGAGGTATAAAGGGGTATGGAAGAGATATGAAGGGGTATGGAAGAAGTATGAAGGTGTATGGAAGAGGTATCAAGGGGTATGGAAGAGGTATGGAGGGGTATGGAAGAAGTATGACGGTGTATGGAAGAGGTATGAAGGGGTATGGAAGAGATATGAAGGGATATGGAAGAAGTATGAAGGGGTATGAAAGAAGTATTAAGGGGTATGGAAGAGGTATGGAGGGGTATGGAAGAAGTATGAATGGGTATGGAACATGTATGGAGGGATATGGAAGAAGTTTGAAGGGGTATGGAAGAGGTATGGAAGAGTATGGAAGAGATATGAAGGGGTATGGAAGAGGTATGAAGGGGTATGGAAGAGGTATAAAAGGATATGGAAGAGGTATGAAGGGGTATGGATATGAAGGGGTATGGAGGAGGTATGAAGGTGTATGGAAGAAGTATAAAAGGTTATGGAAGCGGTATGAAGGGGTATGGAAAAAGTATGAAGTATGA